One Peribacillus simplex NBRC 15720 = DSM 1321 genomic region harbors:
- a CDS encoding class I SAM-dependent methyltransferase, with translation MKLDRILPFARILLEKAVHPGDITIDGTMGNGFDTVFLAGLTGVDGHVYSFDIQEEAIQTTTAKLNAENLQERCTLIHDGHEHLSKYIRNEHSGKITGAIFNLGYLPGGDKSIITQADTTISAIEQLFELLAPEGIIILVIYHGHPGGSAERDALMDYVQNFPQQKAHILKYGFINQANNPPFIVAIEKR, from the coding sequence ATGAAGCTTGATCGAATTTTGCCATTCGCCAGGATTCTGCTGGAAAAAGCGGTCCACCCCGGGGATATAACTATAGATGGGACGATGGGCAACGGCTTTGATACGGTCTTTCTTGCAGGACTTACAGGTGTAGACGGACATGTCTATAGCTTTGATATTCAGGAAGAAGCGATCCAAACCACAACGGCGAAACTGAACGCCGAGAATTTACAAGAGCGCTGCACCCTCATTCACGATGGGCATGAACATTTAAGCAAATACATCAGGAACGAACATTCCGGAAAGATCACGGGTGCCATTTTCAACCTAGGCTACCTTCCTGGCGGAGACAAATCAATCATCACCCAAGCCGATACGACGATATCAGCCATTGAACAGCTGTTCGAATTGCTGGCGCCTGAAGGCATCATCATCCTCGTCATTTACCATGGTCATCCAGGGGGATCGGCAGAACGGGATGCATTGATGGATTATGTACAGAACTTCCCTCAACAGAAAGCCCATATCCTTAAATACGGGTTCATCAACCAAGCAAACAATCCGCCATTCATTGTCGCGATTGAAAAGAGATGA
- a CDS encoding glycosyltransferase family 4 protein → MKSVLMIVQNFYPEIGSAGNRMKNIYLHLKRNGFEVTVITLKPSYPNQSLYQDTKFWDEDSIEEDVIRIKPDKVKRYTSNMGKRLLHYLEAMWLFIYTIIRLEKKYDYVFATTPPIFPTLAALIAKKKMKAKLITDVRDLWPESLIGVGVFTNKWVLKIAFFLERKLYRHSDFIIINSPGFRDYIVAKGVKEETIQFIPNSLTADELTLRNLLTPVSEKVIKVVYAGNIGLAQDLRKLIAVAEKLREHKQIEFSMIGYGYRISEVEKEISSRGLTNIKMINAMNRRVTLHEVSTSHIAYVSLVEKEVFNKVLPGKIIDYMCVGKPIVGDVDGRAKKILSEAKCGLVAESRNVDEICQHILTMASDSALREELGENGHRYAKQHFQWSKNIKGLINVMEASG, encoded by the coding sequence ATGAAAAGCGTCCTGATGATCGTGCAAAACTTTTATCCGGAAATCGGAAGTGCGGGAAATAGAATGAAAAATATATATCTCCATTTGAAAAGAAACGGATTTGAAGTAACGGTCATCACATTGAAGCCGAGTTATCCTAATCAAAGTTTATATCAAGATACAAAGTTTTGGGATGAAGACAGCATTGAAGAAGATGTCATCAGGATTAAACCGGACAAAGTGAAGAGGTATACAAGCAATATGGGGAAGCGGTTGCTTCATTATCTTGAAGCGATGTGGCTTTTCATTTATACAATCATCCGTCTCGAAAAAAAATATGATTATGTGTTTGCCACGACCCCGCCGATCTTCCCAACATTGGCAGCGTTGATCGCCAAGAAAAAGATGAAGGCGAAACTCATTACCGATGTCAGGGATTTATGGCCGGAATCGTTGATAGGTGTAGGAGTATTTACTAATAAGTGGGTTTTGAAAATCGCTTTCTTCCTGGAAAGGAAGCTATATCGGCATTCAGATTTTATTATCATCAATAGTCCTGGTTTCAGGGATTATATCGTTGCAAAGGGAGTCAAGGAAGAGACCATCCAATTCATCCCTAATTCGCTTACTGCGGATGAGCTGACGTTAAGGAATTTGCTTACACCCGTATCGGAAAAAGTAATCAAGGTCGTTTATGCGGGGAATATCGGACTGGCTCAGGACTTGAGAAAACTGATAGCCGTAGCTGAAAAGCTAAGGGAACATAAACAAATCGAGTTCTCGATGATTGGATATGGATATCGAATATCCGAAGTGGAGAAGGAGATAAGCTCTAGAGGGCTGACTAATATAAAAATGATTAATGCGATGAATCGAAGAGTGACTCTTCATGAAGTTTCAACGTCCCATATTGCCTATGTGAGCTTGGTTGAAAAAGAAGTCTTCAATAAGGTTCTGCCTGGTAAAATCATCGATTATATGTGTGTCGGAAAACCCATTGTCGGTGATGTGGACGGCAGGGCCAAGAAGATACTCTCAGAGGCGAAATGCGGGTTGGTGGCAGAGAGCAGAAATGTTGATGAAATCTGTCAGCATATATTGACCATGGCCTCAGATTCAGCACTTCGTGAAGAACTGGGAGAAAACGGCCATCGGTATGCTAAACAACATTTTCAATGGTCTAAAAATATTAAAGGTCTCATCAATGTGATGGAAGCGTCAGGCTGA
- a CDS encoding DUF2524 family protein, translating to MATRQSVDHFLEQCEGALHFAEFEFNEASRQEHYDDEQFQNSQRYIEEALTDMERLYASSNDQQREMLSRMKQQLNELRNEMILLRH from the coding sequence ATGGCAACCAGACAATCCGTCGATCATTTTTTAGAGCAATGTGAAGGGGCTCTCCATTTTGCAGAGTTTGAATTTAACGAGGCCTCACGGCAGGAGCATTATGATGATGAACAATTTCAAAATTCGCAAAGGTATATCGAAGAGGCTTTGACGGATATGGAACGATTGTATGCCAGTTCGAATGACCAGCAACGAGAAATGCTTTCGCGGATGAAGCAGCAGTTGAATGAATTGAGGAATGAAATGATTTTACTGCGACATTAA
- a CDS encoding glycosyltransferase, which produces MAKKVCMFVWNHFTNDARVLRECTALTEAGYEVDLIAIHNWKIKDLPKKEKHQNGFSVTRVNNRWEALNRILRVVGKLKKKKFEIVLLALLVWNTLWNLNLINGWLGSAILFGSLALLAMGTLIITKTKLPTLLTRSYIFGQMIYHGRKRKYDFYHSNDLNTLMQGAISSKWLRRKKLIYDSHEVQTSRTGYNSRIYGMMEKFLLIFVDEMIAENHTRAKYNEDLYGLYPKVVHNYPIPTNPEESTAVNLHELLDLPENEPILLYQGGVQMGRGLEQLVDAVPMIEGGTVVFIGDGRIKDELMKKVSDMNLEHRVKFLPKVPVDELLHYTKNAYLGFQILNNVCFNHYSASSNKLFEYMMSGVPVVACSFPEIQKVVDTEKIGVCVDSHDPKSIAEGVNYLLKHPEKRAEMSNNCLKARQKYNWKQEKEIFIEIYQTA; this is translated from the coding sequence ATGGCGAAGAAAGTATGTATGTTCGTGTGGAATCACTTTACGAACGATGCGAGGGTTCTAAGAGAATGCACAGCACTTACTGAAGCGGGTTATGAAGTCGATTTAATTGCCATTCATAACTGGAAGATCAAGGATTTGCCCAAAAAGGAGAAGCACCAAAATGGTTTCTCTGTCACTAGGGTGAATAACCGCTGGGAGGCGCTTAATAGGATTCTCAGGGTCGTAGGTAAATTAAAGAAAAAGAAGTTTGAAATCGTTCTATTGGCCTTATTGGTCTGGAATACGTTGTGGAATTTGAACTTGATCAACGGTTGGTTGGGATCGGCAATACTGTTCGGTTCCCTTGCGCTCCTTGCGATGGGCACCCTTATCATCACTAAAACGAAGCTGCCGACACTATTAACAAGGAGCTACATTTTTGGTCAAATGATCTATCATGGCCGGAAAAGGAAATATGATTTTTATCATTCGAATGACTTGAATACGCTCATGCAGGGAGCGATTAGCAGTAAATGGTTGAGAAGAAAAAAATTGATTTATGACTCGCATGAGGTACAAACGAGTAGAACGGGATATAATAGCCGAATTTACGGGATGATGGAGAAATTCCTATTAATATTCGTCGATGAAATGATTGCCGAAAACCATACGAGAGCTAAGTATAACGAAGACTTATATGGTCTGTATCCCAAGGTGGTCCATAACTACCCGATTCCAACCAATCCTGAGGAAAGTACGGCCGTGAATTTGCATGAGCTGCTCGATTTGCCAGAGAATGAACCGATATTGTTATACCAAGGCGGCGTTCAAATGGGAAGAGGGTTAGAGCAATTGGTTGATGCTGTACCGATGATCGAGGGCGGGACGGTAGTTTTTATCGGAGATGGAAGGATCAAGGATGAATTAATGAAAAAAGTAAGCGACATGAATCTGGAGCATCGTGTGAAGTTCCTGCCGAAGGTTCCGGTCGACGAGCTGCTTCATTATACAAAAAATGCATATTTAGGTTTTCAGATATTGAATAATGTCTGCTTTAATCACTACTCCGCATCTTCAAATAAATTGTTTGAATACATGATGAGCGGTGTGCCTGTGGTTGCCTGCAGCTTTCCTGAAATTCAAAAGGTTGTCGATACGGAAAAAATCGGTGTGTGCGTCGATTCACATGATCCAAAATCAATTGCCGAAGGCGTCAATTACTTATTGAAACATCCTGAAAAAAGGGCGGAAATGAGCAATAACTGCCTGAAGGCGCGGCAAAAATACAATTGGAAACAAGAGAAGGAAATCTTTATCGAAATCTATCAAACAGCCTAA
- a CDS encoding alpha/beta hydrolase: MWKWETEGDAKGVIVIIHGAMEHHGRYKWVTQMWLSAGYHVVMGDLPGQGMTTRAYRGHIDSFDEYLDEVKSWIEEAYEYSLPVFLLGHSMGGLISIRLLQEEEWDIAGVILSSPCLGLVTKPRKFLTTISHGLNFVMPMFRVDSGLTPEMATRSAEVRESDRNDTLYITKVSIRWYRELAQAMKDAFEEIPEFQDVPLLVMQGGDDRIVNKKAVREWFNYNLASEKQYKEWPKLYHEIFNEPERDDVFQYALSFVENRLKILGYVV; the protein is encoded by the coding sequence ATGTGGAAATGGGAGACAGAAGGAGACGCAAAGGGCGTCATTGTCATCATTCATGGGGCAATGGAACATCACGGACGTTATAAGTGGGTAACACAAATGTGGCTTTCAGCTGGATACCATGTCGTCATGGGCGACCTTCCAGGGCAGGGTATGACAACTCGCGCCTACCGGGGACATATCGATTCCTTTGATGAGTATTTGGACGAAGTGAAAAGCTGGATAGAAGAGGCTTACGAATATTCGTTGCCGGTCTTTTTACTTGGACACAGCATGGGTGGTTTGATTTCGATACGCCTTCTTCAGGAAGAGGAATGGGACATTGCAGGGGTGATTCTTTCTTCTCCATGCTTGGGCCTCGTGACGAAGCCGCGGAAGTTCCTTACAACCATCTCGCATGGTTTGAACTTCGTGATGCCTATGTTCAGGGTAGATTCCGGATTGACACCTGAAATGGCGACGAGAAGTGCGGAAGTTCGTGAATCCGATAGAAACGATACATTATATATCACAAAGGTTTCGATTCGCTGGTATCGCGAGTTGGCACAGGCCATGAAGGATGCTTTTGAAGAGATTCCTGAATTTCAGGATGTGCCGCTTTTGGTCATGCAGGGCGGAGATGACCGAATCGTGAATAAGAAGGCGGTTCGTGAGTGGTTTAATTATAACTTGGCCAGTGAAAAGCAATATAAGGAATGGCCGAAGCTTTATCATGAAATCTTCAATGAACCAGAGCGTGATGATGTATTTCAATATGCGCTGAGTTTTGTTGAAAACCGTTTAAAGATTTTAGGGTATGTCGTTTGA
- a CDS encoding SMI1/KNR4 family protein, which translates to MTGQVEEAINQMKKKLAENNQVIEVNEDGFIYKATCTFNSPASDEQIHSFEKKTGLLLPEDYKEFLKITNGCRLFDNVESGGENDLYSLDDIINYTYENSYEGCYKVACIYQDNIVIDGEAVAKGDKEYLMVKGHIDDFEEGEKLHMGFAEWIEQFISHQGEKFWDKG; encoded by the coding sequence ATGACCGGTCAAGTTGAAGAAGCGATTAATCAAATGAAAAAGAAATTAGCCGAAAATAATCAGGTGATCGAAGTAAATGAAGATGGGTTCATATACAAAGCCACTTGCACCTTCAATTCACCTGCTTCGGATGAACAAATTCATTCCTTTGAAAAGAAAACCGGACTGCTTCTGCCCGAGGATTATAAGGAGTTTTTAAAAATAACCAATGGATGCCGTCTGTTCGATAATGTCGAATCGGGCGGGGAAAATGATTTATACAGCCTTGATGATATTATAAATTACACATATGAAAATTCCTACGAGGGATGCTATAAAGTGGCCTGCATTTATCAAGATAATATCGTCATCGATGGGGAAGCCGTCGCTAAAGGCGATAAGGAGTATTTAATGGTAAAAGGCCATATCGATGATTTTGAAGAAGGCGAGAAGCTCCATATGGGCTTTGCCGAATGGATCGAGCAGTTCATTTCCCATCAAGGTGAGAAGTTTTGGGATAAAGGTTGA
- a CDS encoding TIGR01212 family radical SAM protein (This family includes YhcC from E. coli K-12, an uncharacterized radical SAM protein.), giving the protein MNQANPFIYATDNKRYHTWNYHLREHFGHKVFKVALDGGFDCPNRDGTVAHGGCTFCSASGSGDFAGSRVEPLDVQFKKISERMHHKWKDGKYMAYFQAFTNTHAPVAELREKYESVLTQEGVVGLSIATRPDCLPEDVVEYLAELNERTYLWVELGLQTVHEKTATMINRAHDFDCYKEGVDKLRKHGIRVCSHIINGLPQEDYGMMMETAREVAKLDVQGIKIHLLHLLKGTPMVKQYEKGLLEFLDRDDYVSLVCDQLEIIPPEMIVHRITGDGPIDLMIGPMWSVNKWDVLNAIDAELKRRNSWQGKNHHMEVQS; this is encoded by the coding sequence TTGAATCAAGCAAACCCGTTTATATATGCAACGGATAACAAACGATATCATACATGGAATTACCACCTTAGGGAACATTTTGGTCATAAGGTTTTTAAAGTTGCTCTTGATGGCGGTTTTGACTGTCCGAACCGTGATGGCACCGTCGCACATGGCGGCTGTACCTTCTGCAGTGCCTCAGGCTCTGGTGACTTTGCTGGCAGCAGGGTTGAACCCCTCGACGTCCAGTTTAAGAAGATCAGCGAACGGATGCATCATAAATGGAAAGATGGAAAATATATGGCCTATTTCCAAGCGTTCACGAATACGCATGCACCCGTGGCAGAGCTTCGTGAGAAATATGAAAGTGTATTGACCCAGGAAGGTGTCGTCGGACTCTCGATCGCGACGCGCCCGGATTGCCTTCCAGAAGATGTGGTCGAGTATTTAGCGGAATTGAACGAACGCACTTACCTTTGGGTGGAACTAGGTCTCCAGACGGTCCATGAAAAGACAGCGACGATGATCAACCGTGCCCATGACTTCGATTGCTACAAAGAAGGCGTCGACAAACTGCGCAAACACGGCATCCGCGTATGCTCCCATATCATTAATGGCCTTCCTCAGGAAGATTACGGCATGATGATGGAAACAGCCCGTGAAGTCGCCAAACTCGATGTGCAGGGGATAAAGATCCATTTACTTCATTTATTAAAAGGGACACCGATGGTCAAACAATATGAAAAAGGCCTGCTCGAGTTTCTTGACCGTGACGATTATGTCAGCCTGGTATGTGACCAGCTGGAAATAATCCCTCCAGAAATGATCGTTCACCGCATTACGGGTGACGGTCCGATCGATTTGATGATCGGTCCAATGTGGAGCGTCAATAAATGGGATGTCTTGAATGCCATTGACGCCGAATTGAAACGCCGCAACAGCTGGCAGGGGAAAAATCATCACATGGAGGTACAATCATGA
- a CDS encoding gamma carbonic anhydrase family protein — protein MIYPYKGKEPEIAESAYIAENAVVTGDVKIGDETSIWFNSVIRGDVSPTIIGKKVSIQDNSVLHQSPNNPLIIEDEVTIGHQVILHSCKIRKGALIGMGSIVLDEAEIGEGAFIGAGSLVPQGKVIPPNMLAFGRPAKVIREINEEDRQDMERIVREYAEKGQYYKTAERIK, from the coding sequence ATTATTTATCCGTATAAAGGCAAAGAACCTGAAATTGCTGAAAGCGCTTATATTGCTGAAAATGCTGTCGTGACTGGTGATGTCAAAATTGGCGACGAAACATCAATTTGGTTCAATTCCGTCATTCGCGGTGATGTATCCCCAACCATCATCGGGAAAAAAGTCAGTATACAGGATAACAGCGTCCTGCACCAAAGCCCAAATAATCCATTGATCATCGAGGATGAAGTAACCATTGGCCACCAGGTCATTTTACATAGCTGTAAAATCCGTAAAGGAGCTTTGATCGGCATGGGATCGATTGTACTTGATGAAGCCGAAATCGGCGAAGGGGCCTTCATCGGTGCCGGCAGTCTCGTTCCCCAAGGTAAAGTCATTCCACCGAACATGTTGGCATTCGGGCGCCCAGCTAAAGTCATTCGCGAAATCAACGAAGAAGATCGCCAGGATATGGAACGCATCGTACGCGAATACGCCGAAAAAGGACAATACTATAAAACGGCGGAACGAATAAAGTAA
- a CDS encoding nucleotide sugar dehydrogenase codes for MKLCTIGLGYIGLPTSLMFAKHGVDVVGVDIHPEIISNLNSGRLHIEEPGLDEVLEEVITSNKFRAALSPEHADVFIIAVPTPNKKDMHQSCDLTHVMDATSNILPFIKKGNVIIIESTIAPRSMDDHIRPMIERTGLTIGKDIFLVHCPERVLPGRILEELVHNNRIVGGITETCSYKGSLVYKTFVQGEIIQTDAKTAEMSKLMENTFRDVNIALANELTKVCFELDINVLDVISMANKHPRVNIHQPGPGVGGHCLAVDPYFVVAKSPEYAKIIKLARDTNVSMPYYIVNCVRMMLEGIRKPKVAVFGLAYKGNVDDIRESPAIDVVNILMGMENMDVALHDPHVQSGKMPVVSVEDAVNDADLILVLTDHDEFKQMDYDKLSNLMSNKLILDTRNCIDATKTDVPVANLGNIYQYKTMSMKKARNKAII; via the coding sequence ATGAAACTTTGTACAATCGGACTTGGTTATATAGGACTTCCAACATCTTTAATGTTTGCGAAACACGGTGTCGATGTTGTCGGCGTGGATATCCATCCTGAGATTATTTCCAATTTGAATAGCGGCAGGCTCCATATCGAAGAACCTGGATTGGATGAGGTATTAGAAGAAGTGATTACTTCCAATAAGTTCCGAGCTGCGTTAAGCCCGGAACATGCGGATGTTTTCATTATCGCGGTGCCTACTCCAAATAAAAAGGACATGCATCAATCCTGTGATTTAACTCATGTCATGGATGCAACCTCCAACATTCTTCCTTTCATCAAAAAAGGGAATGTCATCATTATCGAATCGACGATTGCGCCAAGAAGCATGGATGATCATATTAGACCGATGATCGAGAGGACGGGCCTTACCATCGGAAAGGACATTTTCCTCGTTCATTGTCCGGAACGTGTTTTACCTGGAAGGATTCTTGAAGAGTTGGTTCATAATAACCGTATCGTCGGGGGCATCACGGAAACATGCTCATATAAAGGAAGTCTTGTTTACAAAACCTTTGTTCAGGGGGAGATCATTCAGACGGATGCGAAAACGGCTGAAATGTCCAAACTGATGGAAAACACTTTCAGGGATGTTAATATCGCCCTTGCGAATGAGCTGACGAAAGTCTGTTTCGAACTGGACATCAATGTTTTGGATGTCATATCAATGGCAAACAAACACCCTCGAGTCAATATACACCAACCAGGACCAGGAGTTGGCGGCCATTGTTTAGCGGTCGATCCGTATTTCGTCGTTGCAAAGTCACCAGAGTATGCGAAAATCATTAAATTGGCCCGTGATACCAACGTATCGATGCCTTATTATATCGTTAATTGTGTAAGGATGATGCTAGAGGGGATCCGGAAGCCAAAAGTAGCTGTTTTCGGTCTTGCATACAAAGGAAATGTAGATGATATTCGTGAAAGTCCCGCCATTGATGTCGTCAATATCTTGATGGGGATGGAAAACATGGATGTAGCCTTGCATGACCCGCATGTCCAATCTGGAAAGATGCCAGTCGTATCAGTTGAAGACGCTGTAAATGATGCAGACTTGATACTTGTCCTGACTGACCATGATGAATTTAAACAGATGGATTATGATAAGCTATCGAATCTCATGAGCAATAAATTGATTTTGGATACACGCAATTGCATTGATGCAACTAAAACCGATGTACCGGTGGCCAACCTGGGCAATATATATCAATACAAAACGATGTCCATGAAAAAAGCCAGGAATAAAGCGATCATCTAA
- the metK gene encoding methionine adenosyltransferase, producing the protein MMSKKRLFTSESVTEGHPDKICDQISDSILDAILAKDANARVACETSVTTGLVLVAGEITTSAYVDIPRIVRDTIKGIGYTRAKYGFDAETCAVLSSIDEQSADIAAGVDKALEAREGNMSEEEIDAIGAGDQGLMFGFACNETEELMPLPISLAHKLSFRLAQVRKDETLPYLRPDGKTQVTVEYDENNLPVRVDTIVISTQHDAEITLEQIQADLKEHVIKAVVPAELIDAETKYFINPTGRFVIGGPQGDAGLTGRKIIVDTYGGYARHGGGAFSGKDATKVDRSAAYAARYVAKNIVAAGLADKAEVQLAYAIGVAEPVSISIDTFGTGTVSEEVLVDLVRANFDLRPAGIIKMLDLRRPIYKQTAAYGHFGRTDVDLPWERTDKAETLKAQA; encoded by the coding sequence ATGATGTCAAAGAAACGTCTATTTACTTCTGAATCTGTTACAGAGGGCCATCCGGACAAAATTTGTGATCAGATTTCAGATTCCATTTTAGATGCTATCCTTGCTAAGGATGCAAATGCACGTGTAGCGTGTGAAACTAGTGTAACAACAGGTCTTGTACTTGTTGCCGGTGAAATTACAACGTCCGCTTACGTGGATATTCCGCGTATCGTTCGTGATACGATTAAAGGAATTGGCTACACACGTGCGAAATACGGTTTCGATGCTGAAACTTGTGCCGTATTGAGTTCCATTGATGAGCAGTCTGCCGATATCGCAGCTGGTGTCGATAAAGCATTGGAAGCTCGTGAAGGAAACATGTCAGAGGAAGAAATCGATGCAATCGGTGCAGGGGACCAAGGTCTTATGTTCGGATTTGCTTGTAATGAAACAGAAGAGCTTATGCCGCTTCCGATTTCATTGGCGCATAAACTTTCATTCCGCTTGGCTCAAGTACGTAAAGATGAAACTCTTCCTTACTTACGCCCTGATGGTAAAACACAGGTAACTGTGGAGTATGATGAGAATAACCTTCCTGTACGTGTAGATACGATCGTTATCTCTACACAGCACGATGCAGAAATTACGCTTGAACAAATTCAAGCCGATCTAAAAGAACATGTGATCAAAGCAGTCGTTCCAGCTGAATTGATCGATGCTGAAACTAAGTACTTCATCAACCCGACTGGCCGTTTCGTAATTGGCGGACCTCAAGGTGATGCTGGTCTTACTGGACGTAAAATCATCGTTGATACTTACGGCGGATACGCTCGTCACGGCGGCGGTGCATTCTCTGGTAAGGATGCTACTAAAGTTGACCGTTCTGCTGCATACGCTGCTCGTTACGTTGCGAAAAACATCGTGGCAGCCGGCCTTGCCGACAAAGCGGAAGTTCAATTGGCATACGCAATCGGTGTGGCAGAGCCTGTATCAATCTCTATTGATACTTTCGGAACTGGTACAGTTAGCGAAGAAGTCCTTGTTGACTTAGTTCGCGCTAACTTCGACCTTCGTCCAGCTGGAATCATCAAAATGCTTGACCTTCGTCGCCCAATCTACAAACAAACAGCTGCCTACGGACACTTTGGCCGTACAGATGTCGATCTTCCATGGGAACGCACGGACAAAGCAGAAACATTAAAAGCACAAGCGTAA
- the pckA gene encoding phosphoenolpyruvate carboxykinase (ATP), which translates to MNSVDVSNELHQLLTGNNVQTQLSVPQLVEKVLSRSEGVLTSTGAVKAETGKYTGRSPKDKYIVEEASVKDKVDWGSVNQPISEDVFNKLYNKVVDYLKAKEEIFVFKGFAGADESSRLPIRVVNEYAWHNLFAHTLFIRPNEEELRGHEAEFTILSAPNFKADPEVDGTSSETFIIVSFERRTILIGGTEYAGEMKKSIFSIMNYLLPEAGILPMHCSANVGREGDVALFFGLSGTGKTTLSADTSRKLIGDDEHGWSSNGVFNIEGGCYAKTINLSREKEPQIFDAIRFGAVLENVVVDPDTREANYDDSSLTENTRAAYQMQAIDNIVNPSIAGHPNTIIFLTADASGVLPPISKLSKEQAMFHFLSGYTSKLAGTERGVTSPEATFSTCFGSPFLPLPAQRYAEMLGDKIDEHNAKVYLVNTGWTGGAYGTGSRMKLAYTRAMVQAALEGELANIETIKDEIFGLDIPLHVPGVPDEVLQPIKTWADPAAYKQAATALAAQFRANFKKFGSVPSEIEELGGPTAQ; encoded by the coding sequence ATGAATTCTGTAGATGTTTCTAATGAGTTACACCAATTATTAACAGGAAACAATGTGCAAACTCAACTTTCAGTTCCTCAATTGGTCGAAAAAGTATTAAGCAGAAGTGAAGGCGTTTTAACATCAACCGGCGCGGTAAAAGCTGAAACTGGCAAATATACTGGTCGATCACCTAAGGATAAATATATCGTGGAAGAAGCATCAGTTAAAGATAAAGTTGATTGGGGTTCAGTGAACCAGCCAATTTCCGAAGATGTGTTCAATAAACTATATAATAAAGTAGTTGACTACCTAAAAGCAAAAGAAGAGATCTTTGTTTTTAAAGGTTTCGCTGGTGCAGACGAATCATCACGTCTTCCAATCCGTGTTGTTAATGAATATGCTTGGCATAACCTTTTCGCCCATACTTTGTTCATCCGTCCAAACGAAGAGGAACTAAGAGGTCACGAAGCAGAATTCACAATCCTTTCTGCACCTAACTTCAAAGCAGACCCAGAAGTGGACGGAACTTCATCCGAAACTTTCATCATCGTTTCATTTGAACGCCGTACAATCCTGATCGGCGGAACGGAATATGCAGGAGAAATGAAAAAATCGATCTTCTCGATCATGAACTACTTACTTCCAGAGGCTGGAATCCTTCCAATGCATTGCTCTGCTAACGTAGGACGTGAAGGGGACGTCGCTTTATTCTTCGGACTGTCCGGTACAGGCAAAACAACTTTATCCGCAGACACTAGTCGTAAACTGATTGGTGATGACGAGCACGGCTGGTCTTCTAACGGTGTATTCAACATCGAAGGCGGCTGCTATGCGAAAACGATTAATCTTTCACGTGAAAAAGAACCACAAATTTTCGATGCGATCCGTTTCGGTGCCGTACTGGAAAATGTTGTTGTTGATCCGGATACACGTGAAGCGAACTATGATGACAGTTCATTGACTGAAAACACTCGTGCTGCTTACCAAATGCAAGCGATCGATAACATCGTGAACCCAAGTATTGCAGGACACCCTAATACAATCATTTTCTTAACAGCTGATGCTTCAGGCGTTCTGCCTCCAATCAGCAAGCTTTCGAAAGAACAGGCAATGTTCCATTTCCTAAGTGGATACACTAGTAAATTGGCTGGTACTGAAAGAGGCGTAACTTCACCGGAAGCTACATTCTCCACTTGCTTCGGTTCACCTTTCTTACCGCTTCCCGCTCAACGCTATGCTGAGATGCTTGGTGATAAAATTGACGAGCACAATGCAAAGGTATACCTTGTCAACACTGGATGGACTGGCGGAGCATACGGAACTGGAAGCCGTATGAAACTTGCTTACACTCGTGCGATGGTACAAGCGGCACTTGAAGGTGAATTAGCGAACATCGAAACGATCAAAGATGAAATCTTCGGTTTGGATATTCCTCTTCATGTTCCTGGGGTTCCAGACGAAGTGCTTCAACCAATCAAGACTTGGGCAGATCCTGCCGCTTATAAACAAGCAGCAACAGCCCTCGCCGCTCAATTCCGTGCAAACTTCAAGAAATTCGGCAGTGTTCCAAGTGAAATCGAAGAACTTGGCGGACCGACAGCTCAATAA